The window GATCAGTATGAACGAACGCTGCGCGAAATCTTTCCGACCGTTCGCCGTGGCAATTTCACATGGCATGACGGAATGCAGCAATGGGTTTGGACGACGTTCAACAACTTTCAATGGGATTTGAACTACACCAACCCAGCGGTGTTTCGTGCGATGGCCGAGGAAATGTTCTTCATTGCCAGCACGGGGGTGGATATCCTACGGCTTGATGCCGTTGCGTTCGTATGGAAGCGGATGGGAACGAATTGCGAGAATTTGCCCGAAGCGCACCAGTTGATTCAAGCGTTCAATCGCTTAGCCAAAATAGCAACCCCCAGTTTGATCTTTAAGTCCGAAGCGATTGTGCATCCGGACGATGTCGTGAAGTACATCAGCCCGCGGGAATGCCAAATCTCGTACAATCCCACGCTGATGGCATTGTTGTGGGAATCGCTTGCGACACGCAACGTCACGCTGCTGTCGCGATCACTCAGTCATCGTCATTCCTTGCCGCCCCATACGTCATGGGTGAATTACCTTCGTTGTCACGACGACATCGGATGGACGTTTGATGATGCGGACGCAGCGGCATTGGGGATCAACGCCTACGATCATCGTCAATTCTTGAATCGGTTTTATACGGGCCAATACGAAGGATCGTTTGCGCGTGGCGTTCCCTTTCAAGAGAATGCAGCGACGGGCGATATGCGGATCGCGGGAACGTTGGCTTCGTTGGCCGGATTGGAGTTGGCGATTGAACAAGGTGACGAGGAAGAGAAGGAACTCTCGATTCGACGGATGCTGTTGTTGCAAGGCATTGCCCTAAGCATCGGCGGGATTCCGCTGTTGTACCTTGGTGAAGAATGGGGCATGTTGAATGACTATGACTTTGTCAAAGACCCCGCCAAGGCGGGTGACACGCGTTGGATCCATCGGCCAAAGATGAAGTGGGAGTTTTTGCAGGAACTTGATGACACCATTGGACCGGGTGGCGGATCGATTCGCCGACGGATCTTTCGTTCCCTGCAAAACTTAATTGCTGTTCGCAAAAACCAGCAAGCACTTTCAGGTCAAAAGATGGATTTGGTGCATACGGGCAATCCGCACTTGTTAAGCTTCGTCCGAATTTTCGAAAGCTACCGACTGATTGTGTTGGCGAATTTTTCAGATCAGCCGCAATCGGTGGACGGCAATCGATTGCGGACGGTTGGACTCGGGCGATTTTTTAAGGACGTGTTGACGGGCCAGGAATTCGGCACCAGCGAAGATATCGAATTGAGCGCCTACGAATTCTTGTGGCTGCTACGGATTTGATCTCATGATGTTGAAAGTACTTGCGACCGACCTCGACGGGACCTTGATTCCGCTTGACGGAAATCCCGACAATCCGCCCGACCTGAAACGGCTCGAGCAGTTTCTTGCCCAGCATCACCTCGAACTGTTGTTTGTGACCGGTCGGCATTTCCAATCGGTTCAAGACGCGATCGGACAACATGGATTGCCCCAGCCGGATTGGATGATTTGCGATGTCGGGACCACGTTGATGCACCGAGAAGATGGCCAGCCCCTGAAGGTCGTCCAGGCTTACCATGACCAGCTTGCTGGGCGAATCGAGTCGTTACCGATCGCAGAGTTGTCCGATCGGTTGAAGGGCGTCGCCGGGCTCCGCAAACAGGAACTCGAAAAACAGGGCCCGTTCAAGCTCAGCTATTACACCGATGCCGCTCGAATCGAAGCCATCGCCGAGGAAATTCAGTTGCGATTGGAAGCCTGGTCGGCGCCCTATTCCATCATTTCAAGCGTTGATCCTTTCAACAACGATGGATTGGTCGATCTCTTGCCATCCGGCGTATCGAAGGCCTTCGCGCTTTCCTGGTGGGCCGATCACACTCAGATCACTCACGATGCGATCCTCTTCGCCGGGGACTCAGGCAATGATTTAGCGGCGTTGACAGCTGGCTATCGAACGATCGTGGTTAGCAACGCCGCGGATGCGTTGATTCGCCAAGTGAGCGAATCGCACCGGATCGCCGATTGGGATGCCCGACTGTTCGTCGCGACGAAACAAGCCACCAGCGGCGTGCTGGAAGGGCTTCGTCACTTTGTGCGTTAGGCTGGGCTGCTGTCCGCATTTTCGCTTACCGGCGGTGAGTTGACACGCGCCCCGGCTACCCTCTTTGACCACCTGGGCCGTGCGAAAAACAACTTGGGTATCGGAGAAGTGGCGTAAGCTCTCAGCTAGCGATATTGGTAACGCAAGCTGGAAACTCTCGCTACTTATCTACTCACGTCCCTCGCGAACTCTCCCTCGCTGCGCTCGACCCCTCCCGCTGCGCAGGGCACACCACCCCTCTCCCTCGCTGCGCTCGACCTCTCCCAAAGGGCGAGGTACACCACCGTTCTCCCAAATGGAGAGGCAAACCACCCCTCTCCCTCGCTGCGCTCGACCTCTCCCAAAGGGCGAGGTACACCACCGTTCTCCCCAAATGGAGAGGCAAGCCACCCCTCCCGCGAGCGGGAGGGGTCGAGCGAAGCGAGGGGGAGGGCCCAGAACGCGTGGCCAACTTTTCGATACGTCTTAACACCGATTCGTCAGGCCACTCAGTCCATTCGCAAGCATCCTTGTGACACGCAGATCGAGTCATCCCGCTCGGTGTTAGCAAGGCAGTTTCGCAACTTATATATCGAACGTCCCCACCGCACCTAGCGCATCACTCGTACGTTAGTCCAAATCCGAACGGGTACAGCGGTGCTGCGTCATCGTCGTCCAAGTTCAGGGGAAGCTGAGCGACGCTTTTCGGCCATGAGAAAGAGAGCTTTCCGGTCGGTTTGAAGTCACCGAACAAAACATCTGCAACGCCTTGACCTTCCGAACCTGGCAACCATGCGGCGATCAGTGCCGTTGAGGAATCCAGCATGTCGCCAAGGATAACCGGGCGTCCGCTCAACAAGACAACGACCAACGGGATGTTGGCTTCTTTCATGTTTGCCAGCGTCTGCAATTGTTCGGCATCCAGGCTCAATTCGATGCTGTCGCCCATGAATTCGGCGTACGGTTTCTCTCCAATCACGACGACGCCGACATCTGCGTTCTCAGCACCGCTGCCGTCTGCGGAATAGGTGACGTGGGTGTCTTGCGAAACGGTTTGCTTGATGGCATCAAGCAGGGTGGTCCCGCCGGGGACGTGATTCCCCATGGACCCTTGCCAATCGGTGGTCCATCCGCCGCATTGCATGCCAAGGTCGTTCCCGCCGACGCCAGCAACATGAATTCGCTGGGTCGATTTCGAGAGGGGCAAGATACCATGATCATTCTTCAGCAGCACCAGCGATTCGCGGACGGCTTGTCGAGCAACGGCACGATGCGGGTCGGATCCAACGGTGTCGTGCAGCGTACGATCGGCGAGTGGCGAACGATCCTTGTCCATCAAACCCATCGCGTATTTGACTCTTAAAATTCGAATGACGGCATCGTCGATCCGCGACAGGGGGACCCTGCCCTCGCGAACCAATTCGGGCAACATTCGGCAATAGTCTTGGTATTTGTCCGTTAACATCACCATGTCGATACCAGCATTGATGGCCAGTTCGATGCACGTTTTGTAGTCAGGGTTCTTTGGATCTGGAGCCAATTGGTCGATCGCGTTGTAGTCCGAGATCAGAAATCCGTTGAACCCGAGTTCGGTTTTCAATAAATCCGTCAACAGGTCTTTCCGGCCTGTGCATTTCTGTCCGTTCCAGCTGCTGTAAGACGGCATCACGGTTGCGACACCTTCACGCAGCGTAGTGAGGTAGCCAGGCAAGTGGACTCGTCGAAGCGTTTCTTCATCACATCGCGTATCGCCTTGGTCCATCCCAAGTTTGCCGTCTCGCTCGGCGCTTCGGTAAGCGGTGCCGCCATCGCCGATGAAGTGCTTCGCACAGGCGGCAACCGACAACGGATCGGAGAGCGATCCACCCTGCAGCCCTCGCGTCGAAGCTGCCCCTAACACTTTAACCACATCGGGGCTTTCCGAGAAACCCTCGTAGGTACGCCCCCATCGTTCATCGCGTGGCACGGCAACACAGGGAGCAAAGTCCCAATTGATGCCCGTTGCACGAACCTCCTTGGCGGTCACGCGGGAAATCTGCTCGACCAGTTGCGAGTTCCGTGTGCATCCCAAGCCGATGTTGTGGGGAAAGATCACGGCACCGGGGATGTTGTTATGACCGTGTACTGCATCGACGCCGTAAAGCAGTGGAATGCCCAACCGAGTTTTCAACGCTTCACGCTGGTAGCCATCGACCATATCGGTCCATCCCTCGAGCGTGTACTTTGCCTTGTCTTTCGGGCCTGACCCGCCACCGCTCAGTAGCGAACCGAGGAAATACTTGCCGATGTCCGAAGGCTCTTTCAAGAACGCCTGGTCCGGTTGGCACATTTGCCCCACCTTCTCCTCCAGCGTCATTTCCGACACGACCTTCTTTGCTTGCACATCGAACGCCAGAAACAGCTCTTGTCCTTCGTCAGCCGTGGCGATGGACGCGAGCGGGATCGAGACAAAAAAAATAGCCGCAGCGAATTGGCGGAGAGTCAAATGGTTGCTCATCGAGTAGCCTTATGGGGGAGGGTGAAGACGGGCCGTAAGAAGCATTTTAGGCTTTGAGCTGCGAGGATGTCCATCAGCCCGGAGGGTTCGTATCCCAAAGCATTTGTTTTTCAGCGATACACAAGTGGTTCTGTCGATACGCTGGAGTCGTCGCCTTTAGACGCTGGAGTCGTCGCCTTTAGGCGATTGCGATTGGGGCTGCTTGCTTTGTCGGGCGGCTAAAGCCTGAACTCCAAACGACGTGCGCTGCGCCCGCACCCCTGGCACCCCTGCCTTCAAAAAATCGCTATTGCATCGGATTTGGGACACGCACTACGCTGCGCGGTGTTTTCTGAAATTCCGTTCCCCCCGAGTAGATGAAATTGCCATGGATGGCTCCCCAAAAACGTGCTGGCGATCGACCCGGTATCTATCCGCTGCCTTACTTTTTGCCTTGCTGGGTTTACCCAATGGCATCGCCAGCGGCGACGAAGCCCAGTGGATTTGGTCGACAAACACCACCGTCGACACTGCCATTCCGGTGGGTGAAAACTGCTTTTTCCGCAAGCCGATCAACCTGAAAGTTCGGGCACAGGGCCATATCGAAATTGCGGCCGACGACGAATATGAGCTTTTCGTTAACGGTCGACGAATCGGAGAAGGGAAATCGTCTCGTCAAATGGATGAGTACGAGATTACCGATCAATTGGAGGTTGGCCGCAATGTGGTTGCGATTCGCGTTGCCAACACGCATGGCGCTCAATCGGCATTGGCGGCTCGTGTTTCAGTGCTGCCCGAGGGCTCCGATCAGTGGTACACGTTCAGTACCGACCCGTCGTGGAAGACCAGCAGCGAAGAGGATTCGATGTGGGAAACGACGCTCTACAACGATCGGCTTTGGGGAACCGCTTCGTCGTTCGGCAAGCTCGGTGACACGTCGCCTTGGGATCACGACGAGGACGTTGAAGTTGCCGCCCAAACCGATCAGCGCGAGCGGTTCCAGATACAACGCGGTTTCGGTGTGCAACGCGTTCTGAAGGACGAAGAAGTTGGCTCGGTGATCGCGATGACGTTCAACGAATTCGGCCACTTGATTGTTTCGAAAGAAAACGGCCCGCTGCTGCTTGTGTTTGATCGCGACGAAGATGGTATCCCCGAACAGGTGCGAACGTATTGCGACAAGGTCAAGTCCTGCCAAGG of the Novipirellula artificiosorum genome contains:
- a CDS encoding HAD-IIB family hydrolase; the protein is MMLKVLATDLDGTLIPLDGNPDNPPDLKRLEQFLAQHHLELLFVTGRHFQSVQDAIGQHGLPQPDWMICDVGTTLMHREDGQPLKVVQAYHDQLAGRIESLPIAELSDRLKGVAGLRKQELEKQGPFKLSYYTDAARIEAIAEEIQLRLEAWSAPYSIISSVDPFNNDGLVDLLPSGVSKAFALSWWADHTQITHDAILFAGDSGNDLAALTAGYRTIVVSNAADALIRQVSESHRIADWDARLFVATKQATSGVLEGLRHFVR
- a CDS encoding glycoside hydrolase family 3 protein; this encodes MSNHLTLRQFAAAIFFVSIPLASIATADEGQELFLAFDVQAKKVVSEMTLEEKVGQMCQPDQAFLKEPSDIGKYFLGSLLSGGGSGPKDKAKYTLEGWTDMVDGYQREALKTRLGIPLLYGVDAVHGHNNIPGAVIFPHNIGLGCTRNSQLVEQISRVTAKEVRATGINWDFAPCVAVPRDERWGRTYEGFSESPDVVKVLGAASTRGLQGGSLSDPLSVAACAKHFIGDGGTAYRSAERDGKLGMDQGDTRCDEETLRRVHLPGYLTTLREGVATVMPSYSSWNGQKCTGRKDLLTDLLKTELGFNGFLISDYNAIDQLAPDPKNPDYKTCIELAINAGIDMVMLTDKYQDYCRMLPELVREGRVPLSRIDDAVIRILRVKYAMGLMDKDRSPLADRTLHDTVGSDPHRAVARQAVRESLVLLKNDHGILPLSKSTQRIHVAGVGGNDLGMQCGGWTTDWQGSMGNHVPGGTTLLDAIKQTVSQDTHVTYSADGSGAENADVGVVVIGEKPYAEFMGDSIELSLDAEQLQTLANMKEANIPLVVVLLSGRPVILGDMLDSSTALIAAWLPGSEGQGVADVLFGDFKPTGKLSFSWPKSVAQLPLNLDDDDAAPLYPFGFGLTYE
- a CDS encoding alpha-amylase family glycosyl hydrolase — protein: MIRSNLSGLRGGNLSADQRERVYQADLTLKRLAPRLQVFWEQMSVDPQLQHEFEVRLDEHWYDLFGLLYDLYGARYDFFYHLEQILITAALAWVNRPDDLRELDQHRMNDPDWFASQKIVGGALYVDLFSENLGKLCDSIDYFKELGLTYLHLMPLFAVRPGDNDGGYAISNYRSVDPRLGTIDDLRTLATRLREAGIVLVLDFVFNHTSDDHQWAQLAQSGDLEYQNFYYIYPDRTMPDQYERTLREIFPTVRRGNFTWHDGMQQWVWTTFNNFQWDLNYTNPAVFRAMAEEMFFIASTGVDILRLDAVAFVWKRMGTNCENLPEAHQLIQAFNRLAKIATPSLIFKSEAIVHPDDVVKYISPRECQISYNPTLMALLWESLATRNVTLLSRSLSHRHSLPPHTSWVNYLRCHDDIGWTFDDADAAALGINAYDHRQFLNRFYTGQYEGSFARGVPFQENAATGDMRIAGTLASLAGLELAIEQGDEEEKELSIRRMLLLQGIALSIGGIPLLYLGEEWGMLNDYDFVKDPAKAGDTRWIHRPKMKWEFLQELDDTIGPGGGSIRRRIFRSLQNLIAVRKNQQALSGQKMDLVHTGNPHLLSFVRIFESYRLIVLANFSDQPQSVDGNRLRTVGLGRFFKDVLTGQEFGTSEDIELSAYEFLWLLRI